Genomic DNA from Calonectris borealis chromosome 4, bCalBor7.hap1.2, whole genome shotgun sequence:
TACTTTAATTCCTGCTCTTCTTGAGTGCGTGGCATCTTCTTCAGACTCGCTAGTATCGCTGCCTGATTCAGGTAGTTTGCTTTTGACACCAGGAGCCTGGTCTGTGCTAGACAATGACTTGGATTCATGGATCAGAAGGGTCTTGATGATTTCATTATCAGTGACAGTTCCTTTAAcactttcttcagtttcttcagaaGCATTTACTCCTAATACACAATACTAAGTGTTAGAGTTACCAATAGTTTACAGTTACTACAGGCATCCTACATAAATGATTGTTTCTACTCTGGATCTTTTTTGCCCAAACTTCAGAATTCTCTCGAAAGTGCAGGCATTTCCAAGAACTTTCCACTTTAAAGATGACCACTACTGTTACTGCATGGTTAGAGACAAAAATTTCAGGACCTGGTACCTGACCGCTGGCTTTAGGAACACTACCTAAGGCAGTCTAAAGACTAGTTTTTAGAAACTAAGATCTGATAGCCACTGGTGCAGAATTGAAGCATTACTCTATATTCTGAGCCAAGCTCACTACATTTTCAATAGGAAAGCTATCTTTAAGTGCAGTAAGGCTGCTGAATTTAAGTATTTGCCAAGGTTTAAAACTTACCAACGCTATTGTTGGTGGCTGTTGTTGCTCCTTCCACGGTGCTCTGTGACATCCAGATAGGTTGCTCTTTAgttgctttttctcttgttttcttcttgggCTCAGAGTCTTGGACATCAATAACTAAGTTTTGGGTGTACATATTGCCAAAAGAGGAACTTCTGTTGGCCCATTTTTCAGGTCGGCTGCAGGATTCCAGCACACTTGAACCCACCTTCTGATCAAAGCTGAATGAAATGTCACCCATTTTGGACAGGTTAAATTCCAGCAAGAACACCCCAGTTCCCattcaaaaaaagacaagaaaagcatgttttttcaGCAGACTAGCTTTAACAAGTGCTCTACATTAAAACAATTTGCACTCCCCCTTACCTCACCTCAGAGGCAAGTGATTTTGAACCATTGATTTTTGCATGGTCTCTTCAGTAGTGCATCTCTGGATGGAGCACACTGACAGAGAAACATTACTTTCTCACAGAAAGGGCTATGAACATTAGCTGAAGGAGAAGTCTAGCAAATTAattacttcttaaaagaaaaaaggtagcaaaaataaaactataaatgCATAACAATAACGTGGAATGCCTTAGATATTACAGGCTTCTTCATTAAGCTGCTGACAGTACCGAACAAAGCAGAATGGAGTAGAAAGTAGGCTGCAAgttcagcaatttaaaaattttttacaaCTGGGAAGTTGTCAGGGGGGGTTGTGTTGATCAGAAGTTCTAGGGTTATGTTTATACCTTTCTGATAATTCTGGTATTTCTGTTGGCTGAGGCTCCAGCAAGTCATATGGCAGAATAATATCTTCAGTCTCACGCAGTAGCACAAAGATAGGTTCAATCTGCTCATTGAATTTTGCTAGCAAGGTTCGAGCGTCGCGCTTAGGAAGTGCTGAGGCATCTTCCTCTACTTCAGTGTTGCAATAAGTGCAGCGGAAAGTCTCTGCAACATTATCCAAATTGGAAATTCTCATGTTCATAGGATGCAAAAGATCAGCAGTACCTTGTTAAGAAATCCACAGCCTGTACAATTACCAAAGTGCTCTGACTTCATTAGACTTTATCCATTTGTTCACATTAACTAGGGGAACTCAAGTTACAAAGgcaagccaattttttttttttt
This window encodes:
- the LOC142081882 gene encoding general transcription factor IIE subunit 1-like is translated as MEEQNAITEVPAPLKRLAKYIVRGFYGVEYSLALDTLIRYPCVKEDDLLQLLKYERKQLRTILNTLKADKFVKLRMRVETGPNGKSTRHNYYYINYKVLVDVIKYKLDHIRRKIEADERDSTTRSSFKCPSCSSTYTDLEVNQLFDVFTETFRCTYCNTEVEEDASALPKRDARTLLAKFNEQIEPIFVLLRETEDIILPYDLLEPQPTEIPELSESFDQKVGSSVLESCSRPEKWANRSSSFGNMYTQNLVIDVQDSEPKKKTREKATKEQPIWMSQSTVEGATTATNNSVGVNASEETEESVKGTVTDNEIIKTLLIHESKSLSSTDQAPGVKSKLPESGSDTSESEEDATHSRRAGIKVAGSNFEQEEEQETQGPILMVAGQPHSYGEVGENPELVSLMTNEEREAYIKVGQEMFQSVFE